One Rosa chinensis cultivar Old Blush chromosome 5, RchiOBHm-V2, whole genome shotgun sequence genomic region harbors:
- the LOC112203564 gene encoding uncharacterized protein LOC112203564 → MTIFRKPKLVIFFFCVFTTFSLNSISSFALPKKIAYADNCASVVPESTLKADSRDHRHEYLHTGYYYTGGDTGNGDLSDPYGYYYQLQNSVEFHVWSFEETAVQGLFKLRANLQFPKTRTYYYVGNSTSSSSSRSRSIHAHPRWSLNFRLHGFWSESSGKLCMVGYGSYSKKGTSLSYPAILKLYNLINSSSITSLITGTIESLIPSSDIVKDPRYFDPTSILMLPRMNYQYTLVSTNSIEDTSFGDTDDHDPSSSLKLENFCSQLSTVVLKNEFDLKYSSKCVSARNCTPLAGVDPLPRLVSFKDIDCRERNRRLRVLVEFADSSNMWFQRPFNPNTTLVAEGSWDAKKNQLEFVACHFLEAATDSFNNSHVGDCSTRLSLRFPATWTIGNTSTVVGHIWSNKSKTESGYFEKIRFETCQREAGRVVVPGTKYEYTKLDQVNKLCSRKKTAANGHKTNVYPSPISYEMRFRMSARRSKGYLDAWGSSEPVSVGDKIYEELPSSTQYSGSAAIDEDENYSLGIISSYNNSNPSNISYRISIQLLGRSAGKLGNTTHMTEMHISAEGIYDTEGSLCMVGCRNVGLNSDHQTTEDSVDCEILVNFQFPPDNQHSENKGYIKVRIESTRKESDPLHFERLDLSSVAGYMSEAERSIWRMDMEIILVLVSTTLACVFVALQQFHVKKHPDVLPSISILMLLILTVGYMIPLMLNFDAMFTDKTNRQYVPLGSGGWLAVHEVIVRVITMVAFLLQFRLLQQTWSARSANGKQKELWDVEKKVLPLYPIGYLVAWAVIPISMDLKSYAGLVLDGYLLPQILLNVVCKSKERALSVSFYIGTTLVRVLPHAYDLYRTHSSVHQQLDESYIYASPAGDFYSTSWDVIIPIGGLLFSLIIFLQQKFGGRCFLPQKLRELGSYEKVPSVIEAELPT, encoded by the coding sequence ATGACTATCTTCAGAAAGCCAAAGCTGGTCATATTCTTCTTCTGTGTTTTCACCACCTTTTCTTTGAACTCAATCTCATCCTTTGCTCTACCTAAGAAAATCGCTTATGCTGATAATTGTGCTTCAGTTGTTCCCGAGTCAACCCTGAAAGCGGACAGCAGAGATCATCGCCATGAGTATCTCCATACAGGTTACTACTACACTGGTGGTGACACTGGCAATGGTGATCTTAGTGATCCATATGGTTATTATTATCAGCTCCAAAACTCAGTTGAATTCCACGTCTGGAGTTTCGAAGAAACTGCTGTACAAGGCTTGTTCAAGCTCCGAGCAAATCTTCAATTTCCAAAGACCAGAACATATTACTACGTGGGAAACTCCACAAGTAGTAGTAGCTCCAGGTCTCGATCAATTCATGCACATCCAAggtggtcactcaactttagaCTCCACGGGTTCTGGTCAGAATCTTCTGGGAAGCTTTGTATGGTTGGATATGGTAGTTACTCGAAGAAAGGTACTTCACTCAGTTACCCTGCTATCCTTAAGCTCTATAATCTCATCAATTCCAGTAGTATTACAAGTTTGATTACTGGAACCATAGAGTCTTTGATCCCGAGTTCTGATATTGTCAAGGATCCAAGATATTTTGATCCAACCTCTATTTTGATGCTTCCTCGGATGAACTACCAGTACACTTTGGTTTCAACTAACTCTATTGAAGACACCTCTTTTGGTGACACTGATGATCATGATCCCTCGAGTTCTTTGAAATTAGAGAACTTTTGTTCACAACTCTCAACAGTAGTACTAAAGAATGAGTTTGATCTCAAATATTCAAGCAAATGTGTTTCTGCAAGGAATTGTACTCCACTTGCTGGGGTAGATCCTTTGCCTCGACTCGTGTCGTTTAAGGATATTGATTGTAGGGAGAGAAATAGAAGATTGAGAGTTCTGGTGGAGTTCGCAGACAGCAGCAACATGTGGTTTCAAAGGCCTTTCAATCCCAACACAACTCTGGTTGCGGAAGGCTCATGGGATGCAAAGAAAAATCAACTGGAATTTGTTGCTTGTCATTTCTTAGAGGCAGCAACAGATTCTTTCAATAATTCTCATGTGGGTGACTGTTCAACAAGATTGAGCTTGAGATTTCCTGCAACATGGACAATCGGAAACACTAGTACCGTTGTGGGGCATATTTGGAGCAACAAATCCAAGACGGAGTCTGGTTACTTCGAAAAGATCAGATTCGAAACTTGTCAGCGTGAGGCCGGAAGGGTTGTAGTTCCAGGCACCAAATATGAGTATACAAAACTTGACCAAGTAAACAAGTTGTGCTCAAGAAAGAAGACTGCTGCTAATGGTCACAAAACCAATGTGTACCCAAGTCCAATTTCTTATGAGATGAGATTCCGTATGTCAGCTAGAAGATCTAAGGGATATTTAGATGCATGGGGAAGTTCTGAACCTGTCTCTGTCGGCGATAAGATCTACGAGGAGCTTCCTTCTTCAACGCAATATAGTGGTTCAGCTGCAATCGATGAAGATGAAAATTACTCTCTAGGGATAATTTCCAGCTACAACAACAGCAACCCGTCCAATATTAGCTACAGAATCAGCATTCAATTGCTGGGGCGATCTGCTGGAAAGTTGGGCAACACAACGCATATGACGGAAATGCACATCTCTGCTGAAGGGATATATGATACAGAAGGAAGCCTGTGCATGGTAGGCTGCCGAAATGTTGGCTTAAACAGTGATCACCAGACCACAGAAGATTCTGTAGATTGTGAGATCCTTGTCAATTTCCAGTTCCCTCCAGACAATCAACACAGTGAAAATAAAGGTTATATCAAGGTGAGGATTGAAAGCACACGAAAAGAGTCTGATCCTCTTCATTTCGAGCGATTGGATTTGTCATCAGTTGCTGGTTACATGAGTGAAGCAGAACGATCCATCTGGAGGATGGACATGGAGATCATCTTGGTTCTTGTATCTACCACACTCGCATGTGTATTTGTGGCATTACAACAGTTTCATGTGAAAAAACATCCTGATGTGCTTCCCTCGATTTCCATCCTGATGCTACTGATTCTAACCGTTGGCTACATGATACCTCTTATGCTAAACTTTGATGCTATGTTCACTGACAAGACCAACCGCCAATATGTGCCACTGGGAAGTGGTGGATGGCTTGCAGTTCATGAGGTAATTGTAAGGGTTATAACAATGGTAGCTTTCTTGTTGCAATTCCGTCTTCTGCAGCAGACATGGTCGGCAAGATCAGCAAATGGGAAGCAAAAGGAGCTTTGGGATGTGGAGAAGAAGGTTTTACCGCTGTATCCAATTGGGTATTTAGTTGCTTGGGCAGTGATTCCCATTTCTATGGACTTGAAATCTTATGCTGGTTTGGTCTTGGACGGTTATCTGTTGCCTCAAATTCTACTCAACGTGGTCTGCAAATCAAAGGAAAGGGCTCTGTCTGTTTCATTCTATATTGGAACAACTTTGGTTCGAGTGCTGCCACATGCTTATGACCTTTACAGGACTCACAGCTCTGTTCATCAACAACTTGATGAGTCATACATTTATGCCAGTCCTGCTGGAGATTTCTACTCTACTTCGTGGGATGTAATTATTCCTATTGGAGGTCTACTGTTTTCTCTGATCATTTTCTTGCAGCAGAAATTTGGAGGTCGTTGCTTTCTTCCTCAGAAGTTGAGAGAGCTGGGTTCATATGAGAAAGTCCCTTCCGTTATTGAAGCCGAATTGCCAACCTAA